A window of Tachypleus tridentatus isolate NWPU-2018 chromosome 7, ASM421037v1, whole genome shotgun sequence genomic DNA:
TAATATATAGCTTATGATGGGCCTTAAGAATGGggaaaaagaacaaacaattcTCAGAAGATATGTTGAATTGTTGAGAATTAGATAGTATCATTCTACATGTTGTCGTCTTTTTTGTATCAATTTAACAAAGGAATGACAAAAGAACTGATAGTTTAACCATAAAATGGTTAATTTTGTTACTGATAAATCTTAAAGGTCTAGAAAACTGGTTAGCAGCCCTGAATGTTTCTTGGTCCATAATATGGCAACTGATTACTTAAGAGTCATAGCTTCACCTTTAATAACAGTAATGTATGATGTGTGAATCTTTTTTAGTgtagttattaaacatttcatatgaCTTTATTGATGTGCTTTCTGAACATATTACAAGAGTAAGTCGTGTACTTTATAAGTACTCATACCTGTATATTTATTCCATGATTTGACCACGTTATAAACACAGTGTGGTTTTTCTTCTTGTTATCAGCAAACATTTGTATGTATTATCTTATCAGTAAGTATTTGTGTATACTGTTAATTAAGTCAATGTGGTCTTGTTGTTACACGTGGATTAGTTTCTGCACTTTCAGACCTTTACTTTGTtgatttgtagtttgttttattaatgatcACCAGTGTTTAGTAAGAATTTTGATCAGGTGCATGAATACATTCTACTGAATGTTTGAACTTGTCTCTCTAATTGATTAATGTTTTGAGATATGTCAAAAAAGGATATCCCAGTTGATgagatgataaaaatattttatacaagagATCTGATCCTGTACGTCATGTTGTTCAGCTTCCACTTAATGGAGTGCTATCGTTATCGAGAAAGTGCAAGAACACTTGTGCTGCAAAAGTCAAATGTAAATTAAGCATGCCTAGTAGTTAGCATGCTCAGACTACAAGTATGATATTGTGGTGTGCCACAAAAATGTGTTTCAAACTTTGGAGTTGTGAGAATTCTGTAAGAATGGCTTTGAAATCTCTTAGAGATCTGATGAGTTTATAGTGGTGCTGTTAACTGgtttctttcctctagtctaccaGTTCACAGTTATAGGTTGATAGCCATTgtgtaatttgaaacaaaactcATCACTAATTTTCTGTCTGTGTAATGTATGTTAGCATTACTTGGTAGATGTTGAAAGTGCACATTATCTTAGAAAGATAGGGAATTGATCAACAGTGTGTAgagataatgaatattttatatataaaagaacaTACAACACCCTTCAAGAAAATGTTGGTCTGTTTTTGGGTATTATTTACAACTAAATGTGAGAAGAGAGAGGTTTGTCTGGCAGTTATTGTTTCTAGGGTTTTTCTTTTAGACcttttcatatttcaaattatttattatgtgagAAGAGAGAGGTTTGTCTGGCAGTTATTGTTTCTAGGGTTTTTCTTTTAGAacttttcatatttcaaattatttattatgtgagAAGAGAGAGGTTTGTCTGGCAGTTATTGTTTCTAGGGTTTTTCTTTTAGACcttttcatatttcaaattatttattatgtgagAAGAGAGAGGTTTGTCTGGCAGTTATTGTTTCTAGGGTTTTTCTTTTAGAacttttcatatttcaaattatttattatgtgagAAGAGAGAGGTTTGTCTGGCAGTTATTGTTTCTAGGGTTTTTCTTTTAGAacttttcatatttcaaattatttattattattatgaaaaagaaGTTGTGTTATGTTGAGCCTAGAAATGTACAATTCAGTTGATtagtaatgtattaactgtacaattcagttgattagtaatgtattaactgtacaattcagttgattatgtattaactgtacaattcagttgattagtaatgtattaactgtacaattcagttgattagtaatgtattaactgtacaattcagttgattagtaatgtattaactgtacaatTCAGTTGATTAGTAATGTATTAACTGCTAGAAATGTACAATTCAGTTGATTATGTATTAACTGTACAATTCAGTTGATtagtaatgtattaactgtacaattcagttgattagtaatgtattaactgtacaattcagttgatgagtaatgtattaactgtacaattcagttgatgagtaatgtattaactgtacaatTCAGTTGATGAGTAATGTATTAACTGCTAGAAATGTACAATTCAGTTGATGAGTAATGTATTAACTGCTAGAAATGTACAATTCAGTTGATTAGTAATGTATTAACTGCTAGAAATGTACAATTCAGTTGATGAGTAATGTATTAACTGCTAGAAATGTACAATTCAGTTGATTAGTAATGTATTAACTGCTAGAAATGTACAATTCAGTTGATGAGTAATGTATTAACTGCTAGAAATGTACAATTCAGTTGATTAGTAATGTATTAACTGCTAGAAATGTACAATTCAGTTGATgagtaatgtattaactgtacaattcagttgattatgtattaactgtacaattcagttgatgagtaatgtattaactgtacaattcagttgattagtaatgtattaactgtacaattcagttgattagtaatgtattaactgtacaattcagttgattagtaatgtattaactgtacaattcagttgatgagtaatgtattaactgtacaattcagttgatgagtaatgtattaactgtacaattcagttgatgagtaatgtattaactgtacaattcagttgattagtaatgtattaactgtacaattcagttgattagtaatgtattaactgtacaattcagttgattagtaatgtattaactgtacaattcagttgattagtaatgtattaactgtacaatTCAGTTGATTAGTAATGTATTAACTGCTAGAAATGTACAATTCAGTTGATGAGTAATGTATTAACTGCTAGAAATGTACAATTCAGTTGATTAGTAATGTATTAACTGCTAGAAATGTACAATTCAGTTGATTAGTAATGTATTAACTGCTAGAAATGTACAATTCAGTTGATTAGTAATGTATTAACTGCTAGAAATGTACAATTCAGTTGATgagtaatgtattaactgtacaattcagttgattatgtattaactgtacaattcagttgatgagtaatgtattaactgtacaattcagttgattagtaatgtattaactgtacaattcagttgattagtaatgtattaactgtacaattcagttgattagtaatgtattaactgtacaattcagttgattagtaatgtattaactgtacaattcagttgatgagtaatgtattaactgtacaattcagttgatgagtaatgtattaactgtacaattcagttgatgagtaatgtattaactgtacaattcagttgattagtaatgtattaactgtacaattcagttgattagtaatgtattaactgtacaattcagttgattagtaatgtattaactgtacaattcagttgattagtaatgtattaactgtacaattcagttgattagtaatgtattaactgtacaattcagttgattagtaatgtattaactgtacaattcagttgattagtaatgtattaactgtacaattcagttgatgagtaatgtattaactgtacaatTAAGTTGATgagtaatgtattaactgtacaattcagttgatgagtaatgtattaactgtacaattcagttgatgagtaatgtattaactgtacaattcagttgattagtaatgtattaactgtacaattcagttgattagtaatgtattaactgtacaattcagttgattagtaatgtattaactgtacaattcagttgattagtaatgtattaactgtacaattcagttgattagtaatgtattaactgtacaattcagttgattagtaatgtattaactgtacaattcagttgattagtaatgtattaactgtacaattcagttgattagtaatgtattaactgtacaattcagttgattagtaatgtattaactgtacaattcagttgattagtaatgtattaacagttgattagtaatgtattaactgtacaattcagttgattagtaatgtattaactgtacaattcagttgattagtaatgtattaactgtacaattcagttgattagtaatgtattaactgtacaattcagttgatgagtaatgtattaactgtacaattcagttgatgagtaatgtattaactgtacaattcagttgattagtaatgtattaactgtacaattcagttgattagtaatgtattaactgtacaattcagttgattagtaatgtattaactgtacaattcagttgattagtaatgtattaactgtacaattcagttgattagtaatgtattaactgtacaattcagttgatgagtaatgtattaactgtacaattcagttgatgagtaatgtattaactgtacaatTCAGTTGATTAGTAATGTATTAACTGCTAGAAATGTACAATTCAGTTGATTAGTAATGTATTAACTGCTGAGTGCAGAGGAAAGATATACTGCTAGATGTTATGTAGGCATTGTAAATCATGTTTACTAGAAATGTACAATTCAGTTGATtagtaatgtattaactgtacaatTCAGTTGATTAGTAATGTATTAACTGAAGTTGTGTTATGTTGAGCCTAGAAATGTACAATTCAGTTGATGAGTAATGTATTAACTGCTAGAAATGTACAATTCAGTTGATTAGTAATGTATTAACTGCTAGAAATGTACAATTCAGTTGATTAGTAATGTATTAACTGCTGAGTGCAGAGGAAAGATATACTGCTAGATGTTATGTAGGCATTGTAAATCATGTTTACTTATTCTAAAACAGTTTTGCTCCAAAAATACTATAGAATTGTGAATTATGAAAGCATGTAATATGAAAGGTGAATAACATACTGTTTCTAAGAACTCTTGAGTGAAAACAAAGGATAGTACTTTATAATACATTAACCACACTACTCCTACATAAGGTGTCACTGAGGCCTTTTGCTCAATGCCACGGCTCATCAGGCCACCTGGGACATGGCAGACAGTATTTATCTAGATGCTATTTGCATGTAAACAGTTTTCATAAACAgcaactgttatggtgtgaaccagattaaacaagtgaattttgttattaatgttacttGAGCCATTTATGAGTCACATTATAGGGTTACATAATTGATGTACATATACCAGTTTGTTATCAGATTGGGTAAACTACACTAAAAGCTATTTTCCTTGTGTCAGCATTCATTGTATGAGGAGCACCACCCCTGCCCAGAAGTAGGGACTATACTTATGAATGTTAATGAACctgaacaaaagtatttttataaatctgTCTGTTTAATTTCAGTCAAAATCTGTATTGTATTCTTCTTTATCGAAATAATTTGTTACAAGTTATTCAACCCAAACTTTTCTTAAGACTTCTGGTGTCTAGATGTTTCATTTATGTAAATTTCTCAATTTTTctgaaagatgtacatgttagttatttacatttcaactgatttttatgattaaatttgttcttttttttaagtttgtctagagtaaaaaataatttaaaattgatacatttttgtttctcatattaCTATTTTTCTCCAAATTAAACCTTTGAATGCTTATAAACATAGGAATTATGGCACATTTGAACTTGTGGGCAACTGATGTTACCTTATGTGCTGTGACCAttgaatttaaaactaaaacattgacTTTCCATGATGGTTATACATAAGTCTCTAATCCCCATTCAAAGGAGGTAATTTGCTGCTTGGTGATCTATGGTTCTACCAACTATGGCcatatcaaatagttttattCAAAACTAGGTAATATAGTTTTGAaaggaaacaaacatttttaagaCCATACTTGGTGTAGGTTTGAATAGTCCAGTACACACACATTATTACATACTTGGTGTAGGTTTGAAGAGTCCAgtacacacacattattttaatttagggtgatgtttatttttaagacCATACTTGGTGTAGGTTTGAATAGTCCAGTACACACACATTATTACATACTTGGTGTAGGTTTGAAGAGTCCAgtacacacacattattttaatttagggTGATGTTTACTTTCCAGTACTctgataaaaattttaaagataatcAGGTTTACTGTGTGTATTGATCATGCATTTTGATGTTGGAGTAAACTGTTTTTATCCTTTACTAGGTTTACAGTAAACATGTATGTTTCTATGTCGTGTTTCTGCACCAGTAATAGTTAATCTGATTACATAATGTGAAATGAGTTACTATATGATATTCAGTTTCTtttgtttaagtaaaaaaaaatatatttttcataattaatccAGGATCAAGTCATaagttctgtatttatttatatttttatgacgaCTTAGGttatgataaaagttttaattaagaaataaatttaaattactgtgTAAAAAAAATCTGAAGGGTATTATTTCAGTTCTTAAATTCTAATTTGTTGACCAATAGATTTCTAATTCAATAATTATAGGTGATTTAAAGGTCTTTTGTAGGTAAATAATTTGGGAAGAAACAATAATTGTAACAGGTATGGAAAGATGTGGGCCTACACTAACAATATCATTGAAGATTATGTCTTTTGGAAATGTTATATGTCAACCATCTAAGATATCAATAACAGTGCATAGacaattacaaaagaaacattttaaaccaaaaattacTGAAATCACTCACCATGGACAATAGATACAAGCACATACCTCCCTAACATATGGAGTTGTAACACAAAAGGTCAAACTTGACTATAACTAGGTCATAATTTCACATAAGCAGGTCAGTGCATCTGTGAAGGGCTTAAGAAGTGTAGAAGTGTTAAGTTAATCCCCAGCATGAGGCAATGCACAAACACTGTGTAGAAGCTGTTTCCAAATAATCTAAAATGTTGCATAGAGTTGTATCAAAATAAACTGTTCATATGAGTATTGGAGAGAGTAACCAGAATGCTTGAGTTGCTGCCAGGTTGTATGGTGAACAGTTTCCAGATGGATGTTATCCTTCATGTCAGATGATAGGAAACGTGTTAGTTACAGACAAACAGACCAAGAATGATAACCAGTACCGTATACAGGTTGTATGGTGAACAGTTTCCAGATGGATGTTATCCTTCATGTCAGATGATAGGAAAAGTGTTAGTTACAGACAAACAGACCAAGAATAATAACCAGTACTGTATACAGGTTGTATGCTGAACAGTTTCCAGATGGATGTTATCTTTCATATCAGATGATAGGAATCGTGTAAGTTACAGACAAACAGACCAAGAATAATAACCAGTACTGTATACAGGTTGTATGCTGAACAGTTTCCAGATGGATGTTATCCTTCATGCCAGATGATAGGAAACGTGTTAGTTACAGACAAACAGACCAAGAATGACAACCAGTACTGTATACAGGTTGTATGCTGAACAGTTTCCAGATGGATGTTATATTTCATGTCAGATGATAGGAAACGTGTTAGTTACAGACAAACAGACCAAGAATGACAACCAGTACTGTGTACAGGTTGTATGCTGAACAGTTTTCAGATGGATATTATCCTTCATGTCAGATTATAGGAAACGTGTTAGTTAAAGACAAACAGACCAAGAATGACAACCAGTACTGTGAACAAAGCCCAAATATTGACATTTGGCCAAGACTTTAAAGAAGGCTATTGACTGCTTGTCCCACTATTTGTGTAATGCTGTTAGGATACTTACCTCATTAACCTTTATTCCTATAACCTATTGTAGTTGTTGTTCTTGAGAGATTTCAGTAACTTAtgatttaaaaggttttatttgttattgtctGTATCTTTATAATTGACATTTTGATGTATGTACACAATAAGAGTTGATAGACATGATGTGGACTCTCACTACTTCAAAGTAATAAGAGTTGATAGACATGATGTGGACTCTCACTACTTCACAGTAATAAGTGTTGATAGACATGATGTGGACTCTCACTACTTCACAGTAATAAGAGTTGATGGACATGATGTGGACTCTCACTACTTCACAGTAATAAGAGTTGATGGACATGATGTGGACTCTCACTACTTCACAGTAATAAGAGTTGATAGACATGATGTGGACTCTCACTACTTCACAGTAATAAGAGTTGATGGACATGATGTGGACTCTCACTACTTCACAGTAAAAAGTGTTGATAGACATGATGTGGGCTCACTACTTCACAGTAATAAGAGTTGATAGACATGATGTGGGCTCACTACTTCACAGTAATACGAGTTGATAGACATGATGTGGACTCTCACTACTTCACAGTAATAAGAGTTGATGGACATGATGTGGACTCTCACTACTTCACAGTAATAAGTGTTGACACACATGATGTGGACTCTCACTACTTCACAGTAATAAGTGTTGACACACATGATGTGGACTCTCACTACTTCACAGTAATAAGTGTTGATAGATATGATGTGGACTCTCACTACTTCACAGTAATAAGAGTTGATAGACATGATGTGGACTCTCACTACTTCACAGTAATAAGAGTTGATAGACATGATGTGGACTCTCACTACTTCACAGTAATAAGTGTTGATGGACATGATGTGGACTCTCACTACTTCACAGTAATAAGTGTTGACAGACATGATGTGGACTCTCACTACTTCATAGTAATAAGAGTTGATAGACATGATGTGGACTCTCACTACTTCACAGTAATAAGTGTTGATAGACATGATGTGGACTCTCACTACTTCACAGTAATAAGTGTTGATAGACATGATGTGGGCTCACTACTTCACAGTAATAAGAGTTGATAGACATGATGTGGGCTCACTACTTCACAGTAATACGAGTTGATAGACATGATGTGGACTCTCACTACTTCACAGTAATAATAGTTGATAGACATGATGTGAACTCTCACTACTTCACAGTAATAAGTGTTGATAGACATGATGTGGACTCTCACTACTTCACAGTAATAAGTGTTGATAGACATGATGTGGACTCTCACTACTTCACAGTAATAAGTGTTGATAGACATGATGTGGACTCTCACTACTTCACAGTAATAAGTGTTGATAGACATGATGTGGACTCTCACTACTTCACAGTAATAAGTGTTGATGGACATGATGTGGACTCTCACTACTTCACAGTAATAAGTGTTGATGGACATGATGTGGACTCTCACTACTTCACAGTAATAAGTGTTGATGGACATGATGTGGACTCTCACTTCTTCACAGTAATAAGTGTTGATGGACATGATGTGGACTCTCACTTCTTCACAGTAATAAGTGTTGATGGACATGATGTGGACTCTCACTACTTCACAGTAATAAGTGTTGATGGACATGATGTGGACTCTCACTACTTCACAGTAATAAGTGTTGATGGACATGATGTGGACTCTCACTACTTCACAGTAATAAGTGTTGATAGACATGATGTGGACTCTCACTACTTCACAGTAATAATAGTTGATAGACATGATGTGGACTCTCACTACTTCACAGTAATAAGTGTTGATAGACATGATGTGGACTCTCACTACTTCACAGTAATAAGTGTTGATAGACATGATGTGGACTCTCACTACTTCACAGTAATAAGAGTTGATAGACATGATGTGGACTCTCACTACTTCACAGTAATAAGTGTTGGTGGACATGATGTGGGTCCTCAACACTTCCTTCCATACAACTAATTGCCCTTTTTCATTTGAGAAAGGCATGAGGGCTGTCAACAGCCCCTCCCAGATTGCCCACTAAGGTGATTAGTAAGCAAAAGCTGTCTCTTGAATTACAAAATTGGACAATAATATGGACTGAACTGAGATGTTTTCCCAGGGTGTCAATGAGCTACTGTGACCCTTAATGAGTATGGCAGCTCTTGTGACCTTGTGTCAAGCAGAAAGAAATTCATCAAATGCAATTTGGGTcacaataaaatttgttaaacttTTTGGTAGGCTGAGCATGCTGATAATTAATATctagttttgtaatttaaactttaaaactttgACTTTGTCtctgttataaatatttgactgtaTACAACAGCATAGTATGACAATGCACATTGCTGCATGTCACTTGTCTAgactaattaaaattaaagtaccaAACTCATAGTAGTTAACAGGATCTTTCAAAGTTATCTGTGAGCTTGTCTGTGTACCCAAACAATGGCTAATTGTACAGCTAATATCATAAATAATGACCTGAGCTCAAACATATATCTTGGTAAGAATAAAAGAATCAGTAGTTGGCCCTAAAGAAGCAGGCATTGTGAAACTCATGGGCACTTTTGAGTGTCAGTTTGATTGTGCCCACCAAATATGAAAAACTTTCACTCTTTCCATTTCTACAGTAATTGCCTGTTGGAGGACTTCTGAATACCTGGAGTAGCTGTAATGTGTGTCCTGAAATGAATGTCATTTAACTATTTTACAGTTATCTTTATACCAccatttgtgtttttcttaaatttgtaataGATATGTAATATGCAAATGGTCACTTATTTTAATCATGGGCTCAAATTGTATGTAGCTTGTTTGTGGAAACTTGAATTGCTAAATGAATGTACAAGACagtatatcataaatttgatgaaAAAATTGGGGATGGTAAATTTCACATTGTCTTTAAGAGTTATAGAGTACTGAAGTATCTGGTAATGTTTTTGTATGATTATATCATTCACAGTTGTTATCGTGGGTGATGTTTCAGGTCAGTGACACCTGCCATAGTTAAttagaactgtttttttttttctgtggttaaatgtttcacatttaatGTGAAGTAATGAGAAGCTCAGTTAAAGAGGACAATTTCATGTTCACCTTTTGTGTGAAACTTTGACTTTTTTCCTGACTTCGTAAAGAAGAACATGGTTTAATAGTGTAGACATACCACCTAGTGTTTGAATTTTGCAGTGTCATAAAATGTACAAAGTGGATGTTTTGTATGAATGACTTGTATGGGTTGTTCCAAGCCAACTCACCTAGAAAAAAAGAACTCTTCTTGGTTTAAGTCATATATTTTCCTGAAAAAAATTCAACCAAAATCTTCATTTTGAATTATTCAGCCATGTAAAATCCTAAAGCTGTACTGCATAGCTGAATACATCAAAATGAATCTATGACTTTAGCTGGGAAGCTCTGAGTCGGCATGGAATATGATACTGCATGGCTGAATATATCAAAATGAATCTATGACTTGAGCTGGGAAGCTCTGAGTGAGTCGGCATGGAATATGATACTGCATGGCTGAATACATCAAAATGAATCTATGACTTGAGCTGGGAAGCTCTGAGTGAGTTGGCATGGAATATGATACTGCATGGCTGAATACATCAAAATGAATCTATGACTTGAGCTGGGAAGCTCTGAGTGAGTCGGCATGGAATATGATACTGCATGGCTGAATACATCAAAATGAATCTATGACTTGAGCTGGGAAGCTCTGAGTGAGTCGGCATAGAATATGACCCATGTgtaaagtttagaataaaatatgttaagttcTGTGGGCGTATCCAAAGCTCTGATTCAAGGAATCCTGCCTTTtggaataaatgtataataaagaaaaatattgtgtgatTGTGGTTAATCTACATATCATTTCGTACTGTTGTAATTTGCATATAAAAGGTTAGTTCATACTTGTATGTTGTTATAATTGTTGACAAGTCACTATGAATTGGTTATCTATGAGGAATGATGAGTGAAAGTGTTCCTAAATGTGATGGGATTCAGTTCCCAAACAGAATAGTTAATTTAGATTGATTTAAAATACCAGTATGTACAAGTTATGTGATAGTATTCACCACATACTTGCTAAATGTGTTTTAATTGCTAAACAGAGATCAGatatttttgctttaaatttTTTGTCATGTTTTCAGAAATAACGAATGATCACACTTACTGTTAACCTTACTTTTCCCCGTTATTTTGCTTCCTCTATTTTTTACAAAATCCtttgctttatttcttgtttttcaaagactttacataaaaacatattttaaatctgtttctAGCCCTCAAGTGTATTATCTTGATCCCATTTGTGTTTGTAATGGAGCTAGATTTTCCTGTGATTCATGGTTCTAGTCtaaagaaacatagaaaatgAATCAGCTGCTTTTCTTACTCTACAGAATTGCATCAAATTTTAAACTACAAAGGAACTTGGCCATAATATGTTCAGACTTTATCACTTCTTTCCttaaaatttttgtattataccTAATTTTTTTGGTTATGTTGCTGGGAGATTTGAATGAATGTGTAATGAAACACAGCTTTAAACTTCtgaattaatgttttagttttatacatgaaaatggtttatttaaagttttccaTCTGTTTACATGAGAACTCCATTGATTTTGAACACAACATTTTATGGACAACACATAGCTAAAAACTTTTaggactagtttgttttttaatgatgaTGTTAAATTAGAAAAGTCCATAAAAGCATAAATAAAACTGGtgagatattaatttatttgtattgtgtACTTAAGAGGAAA
This region includes:
- the LOC143256274 gene encoding uncharacterized protein LOC143256274 → MMWAHYFTVIRVDRHDVDSHYFTVIIVDRHDVNSHYFTVISVDRHDVDSHYFTVISVDRHDVDSHYFTVISVDRHDVDSHYFTVISVDRHDVDSHYFTVISVDGHDVDSHYFTVISVDGHDVDSHYFTVISVDGHDVDSHFFTVISVDGHDVDSHFFTVISVDGHDVDSHYFTVISVDGHDVDSHYFTVISVDGHDVDSHYFTVISVDRHDVDSHYFTVIIVDRHDVDSHYFTVISVDRHDVDSHYFTVISVDRHDVDSHYFTVIRVDRHDVDSHYFTVISVGGHDVGPQHFLPYN